One genomic window of Paenisporosarcina antarctica includes the following:
- a CDS encoding DUF1572 domain-containing protein: MSIGHEYLKVIQERFKSVKVLGDKTISQLSEEDIHWVLNSGSNSIAVIVKHLSGNMISRWSDFKTSDGEKSYRNREQEFVNDISSKQELISIWEKGWHILFETLNDLVEQDLLENIYIRGESHTILEAIERQLAHYAYHIGQIVYIGKQLKDENWLSLSIPKGKSEEYLNLKLKR; encoded by the coding sequence TTGAGTATTGGACATGAGTACTTGAAAGTTATACAAGAAAGGTTTAAAAGCGTTAAAGTCCTTGGTGATAAAACAATAAGTCAATTATCGGAAGAGGATATTCATTGGGTCTTAAATAGTGGTTCGAATAGTATAGCAGTTATTGTAAAACATCTAAGTGGGAATATGATTTCTAGATGGTCTGACTTTAAAACCTCAGATGGAGAAAAATCTTATAGAAACCGCGAACAAGAATTTGTAAATGATATTTCGTCAAAGCAAGAATTGATTTCAATATGGGAAAAAGGGTGGCATATACTTTTTGAAACATTAAATGATTTAGTAGAACAAGATTTATTAGAGAATATTTATATTCGTGGTGAAAGTCACACTATACTTGAAGCAATAGAAAGACAGTTGGCTCATTATGCTTATCATATAGGCCAAATCGTTTATATTGGAAAGCAATTAAAAGATGAGAATTGGTTAAGCCTCAGTATTCCCAAAGGTAAATCGGAAGAATACTTAAATCTCAAGTTGAAAAGATGA